From a region of the Roseivirga sp. 4D4 genome:
- a CDS encoding ATP-dependent Clp protease ATP-binding subunit, with protein sequence MEAKFSNRVKEVISLSREEALRLGHDYIGTEHLLLGMIREGEGVAVSILKKLGTSLEELREAIERATKGTANHNVKNLANIPLTRQSEKVLKITYLEAKIFKSQLIGTEHLLLSILRDEDNIATQILEKFDVNYEVVKEMLEYQTDNPLASSDTDDPDEDSGKMFGSSSGSGSGGDRPSGKGGEKSRTPVLDNFGRDLTKYAEDGKLDPIVGREKEIERVGQILSRRKKNNPILIGEPGVGKSAIAEGLALRIVQKKVSRVLFGKRVVTLDLASLVAGTKYRGQFEERMKAVMNELEKSPEVILFIDELHTIVGAGGASGSLDASNMFKPALARGEIQCIGATTLDEYRQYIEKDGALARRFQQVMVDPTTPEETIQILDNIKEKYEEHHHVSYTDDALKACVQLSDRYISDRFLPDKAIDVLDEAGARVHINNIHVPEDIVKLEDAIEDIKKEKNRVVKSQKYEEAAQLRDKEKKLIDQLDSAKERWEEESKAKRYTVDEENVAEVIAMMTGIPTKRVAQKEQAKLVGMGEQLKGKVIGQDEAISKLTKAIQRTRVGLKDPAKPIGTFVFLGPTGVGKTELAKVLSTYLFDKEDSLVRIDMSEYMEKFSVSRLVGAPPGYVGYEEGGQLTEKVRRKPYSVVLLDEIEKAHPDVFNILLQVLDDGILTDGLGRRVDFRNTIIIMTSNIGVRDLKDFGSGIGFSTQTKRDSEDQIIKDTIQKALKKTFSPEFLNRLDDVIIFNSLGRDDIHKIIDISLGKLLGRVEAMGYKVSLTAKAKDFISEKGFDPQYGARPLNRAIQKYLEDQIAEEILKGDINDGDTLSADHDGKSEELTIKIKKKRASRKKKEEEDSAE encoded by the coding sequence ATGGAAGCAAAATTTTCAAATAGAGTAAAAGAAGTGATCTCCCTGAGTAGAGAAGAGGCCCTAAGATTAGGGCACGACTACATCGGTACAGAGCACCTTTTACTAGGGATGATTCGTGAAGGAGAAGGAGTAGCGGTGAGCATTCTGAAGAAGCTGGGTACTTCGCTAGAAGAACTCAGAGAGGCGATCGAAAGAGCTACAAAAGGGACGGCTAATCACAATGTGAAGAACTTGGCTAATATCCCATTGACAAGACAGTCAGAAAAGGTGCTTAAAATCACCTATCTAGAAGCAAAAATTTTCAAAAGTCAACTGATTGGTACAGAGCATTTGTTACTCTCAATCTTGAGAGATGAAGACAATATCGCTACGCAGATACTAGAGAAGTTTGATGTGAACTATGAAGTAGTAAAAGAAATGTTAGAATACCAGACCGACAATCCATTGGCATCATCCGACACTGACGATCCAGACGAAGATTCTGGAAAGATGTTCGGAAGCAGCAGTGGATCTGGAAGTGGAGGTGACAGGCCGTCCGGTAAAGGCGGTGAGAAGTCTAGAACTCCTGTCCTTGATAACTTTGGAAGGGACTTAACGAAATATGCTGAAGATGGAAAGCTTGATCCAATTGTGGGCAGGGAAAAAGAAATCGAACGCGTTGGTCAGATTCTATCAAGAAGAAAGAAAAACAACCCAATCCTTATCGGTGAACCTGGTGTAGGAAAGAGTGCTATTGCTGAAGGCCTTGCACTAAGAATTGTTCAAAAGAAAGTGTCTCGCGTATTGTTCGGCAAGCGCGTGGTGACTCTGGACTTGGCGTCATTAGTAGCAGGTACCAAATACCGTGGTCAGTTCGAAGAGCGCATGAAGGCGGTAATGAACGAGCTTGAAAAATCACCTGAGGTAATTCTCTTTATTGATGAATTACATACCATCGTAGGTGCAGGCGGAGCCTCAGGTTCTTTGGATGCCTCTAACATGTTTAAGCCAGCCCTTGCCAGAGGTGAGATTCAATGCATTGGAGCAACTACCTTGGATGAGTACAGACAGTACATCGAAAAGGATGGTGCTTTAGCACGAAGGTTCCAACAGGTGATGGTCGACCCGACTACACCAGAAGAGACCATTCAGATTCTGGATAATATCAAGGAGAAGTATGAAGAGCATCACCATGTAAGTTATACGGATGATGCACTGAAGGCATGTGTTCAACTTTCCGATCGATATATATCAGATCGTTTCCTACCAGACAAAGCCATCGATGTATTGGATGAGGCTGGTGCGAGAGTGCATATCAACAACATTCATGTTCCTGAAGATATTGTCAAACTGGAAGATGCGATTGAGGATATCAAAAAGGAAAAGAACAGAGTTGTTAAAAGTCAGAAGTATGAAGAGGCAGCTCAGTTAAGAGATAAAGAAAAGAAGCTAATCGATCAACTTGACAGTGCAAAAGAGCGCTGGGAAGAAGAGAGTAAGGCAAAACGATATACCGTTGACGAAGAAAACGTAGCAGAGGTAATTGCTATGATGACGGGTATTCCTACGAAGCGTGTTGCTCAGAAAGAACAGGCCAAATTGGTCGGAATGGGCGAGCAGCTCAAGGGAAAAGTGATCGGCCAAGATGAAGCGATTAGTAAGTTAACCAAAGCGATTCAGAGAACGCGCGTGGGATTGAAAGATCCAGCTAAGCCGATCGGAACCTTTGTCTTCTTAGGCCCCACAGGCGTAGGTAAAACGGAGTTGGCCAAAGTGCTTTCAACCTACCTATTTGACAAAGAAGATTCTTTGGTTAGAATAGATATGAGTGAGTATATGGAGAAATTCTCTGTATCCAGACTCGTTGGAGCGCCTCCAGGTTATGTGGGTTATGAAGAAGGTGGGCAACTCACTGAAAAGGTGAGAAGAAAACCTTATTCTGTCGTATTGTTAGATGAGATCGAAAAGGCACACCCAGATGTCTTTAACATTTTACTTCAAGTACTTGATGATGGTATTTTGACTGATGGTTTGGGCAGAAGAGTTGACTTCCGAAATACGATCATTATCATGACATCAAATATTGGTGTCCGAGATTTGAAAGACTTCGGTTCGGGGATTGGATTCAGTACGCAAACGAAGAGAGATTCTGAAGATCAGATCATCAAGGATACAATTCAAAAGGCCTTAAAGAAGACTTTCAGTCCAGAGTTCTTGAACAGACTTGACGATGTTATCATCTTCAATTCTCTGGGAAGAGATGATATTCATAAGATTATCGACATCTCTCTTGGCAAGCTTTTAGGAAGGGTAGAAGCTATGGGATATAAGGTTTCGCTTACTGCGAAAGCTAAGGACTTCATATCAGAAAAAGGATTTGATCCTCAATATGGAGCCAGACCTTTGAACAGAGCCATTCAGAAGTATTTGGAAGATCAGATTGCTGAAGAGATCTTAAAAGGTGATATCAATGACGGTGATACCCTAAGTGCTGATCATGACGGTAAATCTGAAGAGTTGACCATAAAAATTAAGAAGAAGAGAGCTTCTCGGAAAAAGAAAGAAGAAGAGGATTCTGCAGAATAG
- a CDS encoding amidohydrolase: MLDSIQLNKLIDLRHVLHQNPELSGHEENTAKTISEFLGLCKANQIIENVGGHGVIGIWNGSEKGSNILLRAELDALPIQETNDLPYASGIPSISHKCGHDGHMAILCGVALKLAEDRPKQGDIILLFQPAEETGQGAKAVLSDKKFKALNYDYAFALHNLPKRKKGSILCKNGSFCAASTGMKIKLTGKTAHASQPHTGNNPAMAVAQMMFCFDRILETTEFNNKTLITLTHTTIGEESFGVSAGHAEIWLTLRAFESHDFDLLKLLVERETKSIASKYSLGIDLTYHESFEATENHSEAVDIVKSVASKYSIPYKSMRKPNPWSEDFGLFLKEAKGAMFGLGSGKKTPDLHNPDYDFPDEIIDIGVQTFWGIIQEINT, translated from the coding sequence GTGCTTGATTCTATCCAGCTGAACAAACTCATTGATTTAAGGCATGTGCTGCATCAAAACCCAGAATTATCGGGGCACGAGGAAAATACTGCTAAGACTATTTCAGAATTTTTAGGGCTGTGCAAAGCCAATCAGATAATCGAAAATGTAGGTGGCCATGGTGTCATCGGTATATGGAATGGTTCAGAAAAAGGAAGCAACATTCTCTTAAGAGCAGAACTTGATGCGCTGCCCATTCAAGAGACCAATGACCTACCTTATGCTTCAGGCATACCCAGTATTTCGCATAAGTGTGGGCATGATGGTCATATGGCCATACTCTGCGGTGTAGCTCTAAAACTAGCAGAAGACAGACCCAAACAAGGTGACATTATACTTTTGTTTCAGCCTGCAGAAGAAACAGGACAGGGCGCCAAAGCCGTCTTGTCCGACAAGAAGTTCAAGGCCTTGAATTATGACTACGCCTTTGCCCTTCACAACCTTCCAAAAAGAAAAAAAGGCAGCATCCTTTGTAAAAATGGTTCATTCTGTGCCGCCTCCACTGGCATGAAGATTAAGCTTACGGGTAAAACCGCACATGCGAGTCAACCCCATACGGGAAACAACCCTGCAATGGCCGTTGCACAAATGATGTTTTGCTTTGACCGAATCTTAGAAACTACAGAATTCAATAACAAAACACTCATTACGCTCACACATACCACCATAGGTGAAGAGAGTTTTGGGGTGTCAGCTGGTCATGCCGAAATATGGCTAACCCTAAGAGCCTTCGAAAGTCATGACTTTGATTTATTGAAGCTTCTTGTAGAAAGAGAAACTAAAAGCATTGCATCTAAATATAGCTTGGGCATTGATCTGACTTATCACGAGTCCTTTGAAGCAACAGAGAACCACAGCGAAGCTGTCGATATTGTTAAATCTGTTGCTTCCAAGTACTCAATCCCCTACAAGTCCATGCGTAAACCAAACCCGTGGTCAGAAGACTTTGGGCTTTTCCTCAAGGAGGCAAAAGGAGCCATGTTTGGCTTAGGTTCTGGAAAAAAGACTCCTGATCTACATAATCCGGATTATGATTTTCCAGATGAAATCATTGACATAGGAGTTCAAACGTTCTGGGGAATCATTCAAGAGATAAATACTTAA
- a CDS encoding cytochrome-c peroxidase codes for MKKAIFSMSMVALIFSCSPNDEVTDDIDDTVNTDFSGILNLPSDYYNYANPELPNHFTTGQVAGIDNTPNNNPVTDEGATLGRVLFYDVNLSGNNTVSCASCHIQERGFADEGAFSIGFQGGLTGRNSMGLANARYYDNGRFFWDERANTLEDQVLMPIQDEVEMGLTLTELVSKIQDQDYYQPLFTDAFGSSDVTSERISLALSQFVRSMVSYESRYDEGLVAVNGDEDDDFPNFTELENIGKDLFFSNRTQCSNCHETATFSGDQARNNGLDAVLTDLGVGGVTGNNNDQGEFKVNSLRNIALTGPYMHDGRFATLREVVEFYNNGVQNSPGLDNRLRVGGGGRGGNNGNVRRLNLNGQEIDALVAFLNTLTDESFLTDEKFSNPFVNN; via the coding sequence ATGAAAAAGGCTATTTTTTCAATGAGCATGGTGGCATTAATATTCAGTTGTTCACCAAACGATGAAGTAACAGATGATATCGATGATACGGTAAATACTGATTTTTCAGGTATCCTCAATTTACCAAGCGACTACTATAACTATGCAAATCCTGAGTTACCCAACCACTTCACTACAGGTCAGGTAGCAGGAATAGATAATACCCCAAATAACAACCCAGTTACGGATGAAGGTGCCACGCTAGGGAGGGTCCTTTTCTATGATGTGAACTTGTCAGGGAATAATACCGTTTCATGTGCATCATGCCATATCCAAGAAAGAGGCTTTGCCGATGAAGGTGCTTTCAGCATCGGCTTTCAAGGCGGTTTGACAGGTAGAAATTCAATGGGACTAGCCAACGCAAGATATTATGACAATGGACGTTTCTTCTGGGACGAACGAGCTAACACATTGGAAGATCAGGTATTGATGCCCATACAAGATGAAGTAGAAATGGGATTAACATTGACCGAGCTAGTGAGTAAGATTCAAGACCAAGACTACTACCAGCCATTATTTACTGATGCTTTTGGGAGCAGCGATGTCACTTCGGAAAGAATCTCACTTGCCTTGTCACAATTCGTAAGATCAATGGTCTCATACGAATCTAGATATGATGAAGGGCTCGTAGCCGTCAACGGAGATGAAGATGACGACTTCCCTAATTTCACAGAACTAGAAAACATAGGTAAGGACTTATTCTTCAGCAATAGAACGCAATGTTCTAACTGCCATGAAACTGCTACTTTCAGTGGCGATCAGGCCAGAAACAATGGCTTAGATGCTGTGCTTACTGATCTGGGGGTTGGAGGCGTAACCGGAAACAATAACGATCAGGGAGAGTTTAAAGTAAACTCGCTAAGAAATATAGCATTAACTGGACCTTACATGCATGACGGTAGATTTGCTACACTGCGTGAAGTGGTAGAGTTCTACAATAATGGTGTACAAAATAGCCCCGGTTTAGACAATAGATTAAGAGTAGGAGGCGGAGGTCGCGGAGGTAATAATGGAAATGTAAGAAGACTGAACCTCAATGGTCAGGAGATTGACGCTTTGGTTGCTTTTCTGAATACATTGACTGATGAATCCTTCTTAACGGATGAGAAATTTTCGAATCCTTTCGTTAATAATTAG
- a CDS encoding Spy/CpxP family protein refolding chaperone, with protein sequence MNSLKNNKYIGWVVILLAALNVALLIFIWFGHNRLSQKPRQGGMRVLEERLQLNEEQKEQLNQLRDEHFKNMEGLRVASQAARQELHSLWAEADASDKVTELSQRIGNTHAAIEKANYDHFAQIRAICSPEQQKIFDELIQDVLRQGERPGPPNGRMPRGGRGSGGLPPSRN encoded by the coding sequence ATGAACTCCTTGAAAAACAACAAATACATTGGATGGGTAGTGATCTTATTGGCTGCCCTGAATGTCGCGCTTCTCATTTTCATCTGGTTTGGTCATAATCGATTATCCCAAAAGCCTCGTCAAGGAGGAATGCGGGTTTTGGAAGAAAGACTACAACTCAATGAAGAACAGAAGGAGCAACTTAATCAGCTGCGTGATGAACACTTCAAAAACATGGAAGGTTTGAGAGTAGCATCACAAGCGGCCAGACAGGAACTCCATAGCCTTTGGGCCGAAGCCGATGCTTCTGATAAAGTAACTGAATTATCCCAGCGCATAGGGAATACCCATGCGGCCATCGAAAAAGCAAACTATGACCACTTTGCACAGATCAGAGCAATTTGTTCTCCTGAGCAACAAAAAATCTTCGATGAGCTAATCCAAGATGTTTTAAGACAGGGCGAACGACCAGGTCCTCCTAACGGTAGAATGCCAAGGGGCGGACGAGGTTCGGGAGGTTTACCACCTTCTAGGAATTGA
- a CDS encoding RNA polymerase sigma factor, giving the protein MTDPEIILALQQKSEAAFRSLVDHYKDRVYNTCLGLLQNSEEAEEATQDVFIEVYKSVEKFRGDAKLSTWMYRIATTKSLERIRKQKAQKRFAFFQSLTGGERGYETTKHATFDHPGVILENKEHAKTLFKTIKTLPDSQRIAFTLHKVEGLPYQEIAEVLNTSVPSVESLMFRARKNLQKKLKTYYEKNFQK; this is encoded by the coding sequence TTGACCGATCCGGAAATCATATTGGCTTTGCAGCAAAAGTCTGAAGCGGCTTTTCGTTCATTAGTAGATCATTACAAGGATCGAGTTTATAATACCTGCCTAGGCCTGCTCCAGAACTCCGAAGAGGCTGAAGAGGCCACTCAGGATGTTTTTATCGAAGTATACAAATCGGTAGAAAAGTTTCGAGGCGATGCGAAGCTATCCACCTGGATGTACAGAATCGCTACTACCAAATCGCTCGAGCGTATTAGAAAACAAAAGGCACAAAAGCGCTTTGCTTTTTTTCAATCACTCACCGGAGGCGAAAGGGGCTATGAGACAACAAAGCATGCGACTTTCGATCACCCGGGTGTGATTTTGGAGAATAAGGAACATGCGAAGACGCTCTTTAAGACTATAAAAACACTACCCGACAGTCAACGCATTGCCTTTACACTTCACAAGGTTGAAGGGCTACCTTATCAGGAAATTGCAGAAGTTCTAAACACCAGTGTGCCATCAGTTGAGTCATTGATGTTCAGAGCACGAAAAAATTTGCAGAAAAAACTAAAAACTTATTACGAAAAAAATTTTCAGAAATAG
- a CDS encoding Spy/CpxP family protein refolding chaperone, producing the protein MKKENLKKYGLVILVMLFVGASSVQAQQFRRGERPQGQQELRGPQAGEMDRKGPRGPHIPNLTEEQKEQMKAFKIEFEKAALPLRNQIGEKEARLHTLVTAENYDERATNKVIEEIGDLKTDLMKLEVGQRQKVKSILTDEQVLALNHQAMRGPKGGAKRGPGNGPHHGRGR; encoded by the coding sequence ATGAAAAAAGAAAACTTAAAAAAATACGGATTGGTCATTTTGGTTATGTTGTTTGTCGGGGCTTCAAGCGTACAGGCTCAACAATTCAGGAGAGGTGAAAGACCACAAGGACAACAAGAACTTAGAGGACCTCAAGCTGGAGAAATGGATAGGAAAGGCCCAAGAGGGCCACACATTCCAAATTTGACAGAAGAGCAAAAAGAGCAAATGAAAGCTTTCAAAATCGAATTTGAGAAAGCCGCTCTCCCCTTGAGAAACCAGATAGGTGAAAAGGAGGCAAGACTGCATACCCTCGTCACTGCCGAAAACTATGACGAACGCGCCACTAATAAGGTGATCGAGGAAATCGGAGATTTAAAGACCGATTTAATGAAGCTTGAAGTTGGTCAAAGGCAAAAAGTAAAAAGCATACTGACGGATGAGCAGGTACTGGCTCTAAATCATCAGGCAATGAGAGGGCCAAAAGGTGGCGCCAAGAGAGGACCAGGTAATGGGCCGCATCATGGTAGAGGAAGATAA
- the mgtE gene encoding magnesium transporter — MQQATDTKDRLSELIETASVDAIHQLLENLETDEIVHAYSHLSKEERLALIDLVSAEDGARLMEFIPQYQAVQAIEAAEVETAASILNELYSDDQVDIIAELDDEDAEAILEEMIPEEAENIRRLIEYDPDTAGGIMVTEYLAFEAHETVGEITKRLRENADQYEGYHVQYIYVIEEGQFLGVLQMRDVLLSRGNTKLQSIVIKDALVVKDTDSLDDLIGFFDKYDFYGVPVVDEDNHLLGLVLRKDVREAESDKSNYELLETQGIVGGEELRTMPVLLRSKRRLSWLSVNIVLNIIAASVIALYQDTLQEVIALAIFLPVISDMSGCSGNQAVAVSLRELSLGVVKPYELFRVLMQEIKVGLINGLVLGLLIGLAAFFYEGNAYLGLVVGGALAINTVVAVSIGGTIPLFLKKMKVDPALASGPILTTVTDMLGFFLALTFAGASLQYLA, encoded by the coding sequence ATGCAACAAGCAACAGATACCAAAGATCGACTTTCAGAATTAATTGAGACTGCTTCAGTTGACGCCATTCATCAGTTGCTAGAAAATCTGGAGACGGATGAAATCGTTCATGCCTATAGCCACCTAAGTAAGGAGGAGAGGTTAGCGCTCATTGATCTAGTCTCAGCGGAAGATGGTGCACGATTAATGGAATTTATTCCGCAGTATCAGGCTGTGCAGGCCATTGAGGCAGCTGAGGTTGAAACGGCCGCATCTATTCTGAATGAGCTCTACAGTGATGATCAGGTAGATATCATAGCCGAGTTGGATGATGAGGATGCCGAGGCAATTCTGGAAGAGATGATTCCGGAAGAGGCTGAAAATATTCGAAGACTAATCGAATATGATCCGGATACGGCTGGTGGTATCATGGTAACAGAGTATCTAGCCTTTGAAGCACATGAAACCGTAGGAGAGATCACAAAAAGATTAAGGGAGAATGCCGATCAGTACGAGGGATATCATGTTCAATATATCTATGTCATAGAAGAAGGTCAGTTTCTTGGAGTGCTGCAAATGAGAGATGTGCTACTGTCTCGTGGTAATACGAAGCTCCAATCTATAGTGATCAAAGATGCGCTTGTTGTCAAAGACACCGATTCTTTAGACGACCTGATCGGGTTTTTTGATAAATACGATTTTTATGGTGTACCCGTGGTTGATGAAGATAACCACCTGCTCGGCTTAGTCCTGAGGAAAGATGTTAGAGAGGCCGAATCGGACAAGTCGAATTACGAGCTACTAGAAACCCAGGGTATTGTAGGAGGGGAGGAACTTCGAACCATGCCCGTTTTGCTAAGGTCTAAGCGGAGACTCTCATGGTTGAGTGTGAATATTGTGCTCAATATCATAGCCGCAAGTGTCATCGCACTGTATCAAGATACTTTGCAAGAGGTGATTGCCTTAGCCATATTCCTTCCTGTGATCTCTGATATGTCGGGCTGCAGCGGTAATCAGGCCGTAGCAGTCAGTTTAAGAGAGCTCTCTCTGGGTGTGGTAAAGCCATATGAATTATTTCGAGTACTCATGCAGGAGATCAAAGTCGGTTTAATTAATGGGTTAGTGCTTGGTCTCTTGATAGGATTAGCAGCATTCTTTTACGAAGGAAATGCCTATTTAGGCTTGGTGGTTGGTGGCGCATTAGCCATCAACACCGTAGTGGCAGTTTCCATTGGAGGTACTATTCCACTTTTTCTTAAAAAGATGAAAGTAGATCCAGCCTTAGCTTCCGGTCCAATCTTGACAACAGTCACCGACATGCTCGGTTTCTTTTTGGCATTAACTTTTGCGGGTGCATCTTTACAGTACTTAGCATAA
- a CDS encoding thioredoxin family protein — MARTLSNMMPLGTKAPGFSLPDTISGKQLSLDDLKSGQATVIMFICNHCPFVKHVDEGIVSLVSDYKAKGVSFIAISSNDVENYPQDAPHLMKIEAEKVGYDFPYLYDETQEVAKAYDAACTPDFYIFDGELKCVYRGQLDDSRPGNGKLVTGADIRNALEEILAGKEVSAQQIPSLGCNIKWKG; from the coding sequence ATGGCCAGAACATTATCGAATATGATGCCCTTGGGTACGAAGGCGCCAGGCTTCTCACTGCCTGATACCATTTCAGGAAAACAACTGAGCCTCGATGACTTGAAGTCAGGTCAGGCAACTGTCATTATGTTTATCTGTAACCATTGTCCGTTTGTCAAACATGTAGACGAAGGGATCGTGTCATTAGTTAGTGATTACAAAGCTAAAGGCGTTTCATTTATTGCGATTAGCTCCAATGATGTAGAGAACTATCCGCAAGACGCACCTCATTTGATGAAAATTGAAGCTGAAAAAGTGGGCTATGATTTTCCTTATTTATATGATGAGACGCAGGAGGTCGCTAAGGCCTATGATGCGGCCTGTACACCCGACTTCTACATTTTTGATGGGGAATTGAAATGTGTGTACAGAGGTCAGCTAGATGATTCAAGGCCCGGAAATGGTAAGCTTGTCACTGGTGCCGACATACGCAATGCCTTAGAAGAGATTTTGGCGGGCAAAGAAGTTTCTGCTCAGCAGATCCCAAGCCTGGGTTGCAACATCAAATGGAAGGGCTAG
- a CDS encoding YpdA family putative bacillithiol disulfide reductase, producing MKYDVVIIGGGPIGLNCAIEAKKANLSYIILEKGVLVNSLYNFPTNMTFFSTSNLLEIGDVPFIAHSDKPTRKEALEYFRRVKESWDLNISLYTEVESMQKSGDTYTIYTNKGEFEASNVIVSTGFYDTPRQLGIPGEELPKVKHFYDDPHPYLGQKVLVIGAANSACDVALETYYKDAEVTMAIRESEIYPKVKYWIRPNIINRIEEGSIKAYFNTTVKEIRPCEVVLNTPDGEITIENDFVLAMTGYKPNYTLFEKLGLPISDDELKIPLHDPETLETPLVGVYVAGVINAGLQTSKLFIENTRVHSGMIVNSILKKN from the coding sequence TTGAAATACGATGTAGTCATTATTGGAGGCGGGCCTATCGGGCTAAACTGTGCTATTGAAGCAAAGAAGGCTAACCTTAGTTATATAATATTGGAAAAGGGAGTTTTGGTGAACTCACTATACAATTTCCCTACCAATATGACCTTCTTTTCAACTTCCAATTTATTAGAGATTGGTGATGTTCCATTTATCGCACATAGTGATAAACCCACACGCAAGGAAGCATTAGAATACTTCAGAAGAGTCAAGGAAAGCTGGGATCTAAATATCAGTCTTTATACTGAGGTGGAATCCATGCAAAAGTCGGGTGACACCTATACAATCTATACAAACAAAGGTGAGTTCGAAGCTTCTAATGTTATCGTGTCGACTGGCTTCTATGATACACCGAGGCAACTTGGTATTCCAGGTGAAGAACTGCCGAAAGTGAAGCATTTCTATGACGATCCGCACCCCTACTTAGGTCAGAAGGTACTGGTCATCGGAGCAGCCAACTCTGCATGTGATGTGGCCCTAGAAACCTACTACAAGGATGCGGAAGTCACGATGGCCATTCGAGAATCAGAGATTTACCCGAAGGTGAAATATTGGATTCGCCCCAACATTATTAATCGCATCGAAGAAGGCTCGATCAAAGCCTACTTCAACACTACTGTAAAAGAAATTCGTCCTTGCGAGGTGGTATTGAACACTCCTGATGGAGAAATCACTATTGAAAATGATTTTGTTTTGGCTATGACTGGCTACAAACCAAACTACACCTTATTCGAAAAACTGGGGCTTCCTATCTCGGATGACGAACTCAAGATTCCTTTACATGATCCTGAAACCCTAGAAACTCCGCTTGTGGGTGTTTATGTGGCCGGGGTAATCAACGCGGGTCTTCAGACAAGTAAGCTATTCATAGAAAACACCCGAGTGCATTCGGGTATGATTGTAAATAGCATATTGAAAAAGAACTAG
- a CDS encoding TetR/AcrR family transcriptional regulator, with the protein MARTKSFVESEVLDKALNLFWTQGYHATSIQDLVNHLGINRASIYDTWGDKHGLYLETLKQYRRNNSGKLLEKIRSEQSAVEFIRGFLEDIVSDSSADELKKGCYLSNSATELANCDQTVSDMFTDNRVKMEAVLNELIKEGQEAGEFSSKHSSEALARFVFNAASGMRVMAKGDITKSELADVVDVTLSALT; encoded by the coding sequence ATGGCTAGAACCAAAAGTTTTGTAGAAAGTGAGGTGTTAGATAAGGCGCTGAATCTTTTCTGGACTCAGGGTTATCATGCCACGTCAATCCAAGATCTTGTCAACCATCTAGGAATCAACCGAGCAAGCATTTATGATACCTGGGGCGATAAACACGGACTATATTTGGAAACACTGAAGCAGTACCGTAGGAATAACTCTGGCAAGCTTCTGGAGAAAATAAGGTCGGAACAATCCGCAGTGGAATTCATCAGAGGTTTCCTGGAAGATATTGTATCAGATTCGTCCGCTGATGAACTAAAAAAAGGCTGCTACCTGTCCAACTCCGCAACAGAACTGGCCAACTGTGACCAAACCGTGAGTGACATGTTCACAGACAACCGAGTAAAAATGGAGGCGGTCTTAAATGAACTCATCAAAGAGGGCCAGGAAGCTGGAGAGTTTTCGTCAAAACACTCTAGTGAGGCGCTTGCCAGGTTTGTGTTTAATGCAGCAAGCGGTATGAGGGTTATGGCCAAAGGTGACATTACCAAATCAGAATTGGCCGATGTTGTAGATGTTACTCTATCCGCATTAACCTGA